The following are encoded in a window of Qipengyuania soli genomic DNA:
- a CDS encoding tyrosine-protein phosphatase — protein sequence MIRDPFLVTQGIHNFRDYGGWETRGRERVKSGLLFRSGQHVDATDEDLKAIADLDIRTVIDLRGTSERERNPCRRVEGFDGEVLFYDGETTSSPPHMDVEPGATASDFARQRMIAVYTRMPHNPAMIDMFGRYLNVLAERDGASLVHCFAGKDRTGIAASMLLHILGVPEELQREEFLRTNKSPTFDVLVQQSLPGIEERLGRKLEVEQVRDLLEVRTEYLDTFHAEVRRDYGDFDRYLTDVIGVDEPLRERLKGRFLA from the coding sequence ATGATTCGCGATCCTTTCCTCGTCACTCAAGGCATTCACAACTTCCGCGACTATGGCGGTTGGGAGACGCGTGGGCGCGAGCGCGTGAAGAGTGGGCTGCTGTTCCGATCCGGCCAGCACGTCGATGCGACCGATGAGGACCTCAAGGCGATTGCGGACCTCGACATTCGCACGGTCATCGACTTGCGCGGCACCTCAGAGCGCGAACGCAATCCGTGCCGACGGGTCGAGGGCTTCGACGGCGAAGTGCTGTTCTATGATGGCGAAACCACTTCCAGCCCACCGCACATGGATGTCGAACCGGGCGCCACTGCATCGGATTTCGCCCGCCAGCGGATGATCGCCGTCTATACTCGCATGCCCCACAATCCCGCCATGATCGACATGTTCGGTCGCTATCTGAATGTGCTCGCAGAGCGCGACGGTGCGAGCCTTGTCCATTGCTTTGCCGGCAAGGACCGCACCGGCATCGCGGCGAGCATGCTGCTCCACATCCTTGGCGTGCCTGAGGAATTGCAGCGCGAAGAATTCCTGCGCACCAACAAGAGCCCGACGTTCGATGTCCTCGTCCAGCAGTCACTGCCGGGTATCGAGGAACGCCTTGGCCGCAAGCTGGAAGTGGAACAGGTCCGCGACCTCCTGGAAGTGCGCACCGAATACCTCGACACATTCCATGCGGAGGTGCGCCGCGACTATGGCGACTTCGACAGGTACCTGACCGATGTCATAGGTGTGGATGAACCGTTGCGCGAACGGCTCAAGGGCCGGTTCCTCGCGTGA
- a CDS encoding MAPEG family protein has product MQAQMLAPAAVLIAWSLVMLFWTAGTRFPAMSKSGMDISKAKPGGRGQDLEGVLPDSVQWKSHNYAHLMEQPTIFYPAVVIIALMGASAVDTLAAWIYVALRIIHSIWQATVNVVAIRFMLFLLSTFALVYLAYRAVMLTVFADPGALA; this is encoded by the coding sequence ATGCAAGCCCAGATGCTGGCGCCCGCAGCGGTGCTCATTGCGTGGTCGCTCGTCATGCTGTTCTGGACCGCGGGAACGCGCTTTCCGGCCATGTCGAAGAGCGGCATGGACATTTCCAAGGCCAAGCCCGGCGGTCGCGGCCAGGACCTCGAGGGCGTCCTGCCCGACAGCGTGCAGTGGAAGTCGCACAATTACGCCCACCTGATGGAACAGCCGACCATCTTCTACCCGGCGGTTGTGATCATCGCTCTGATGGGCGCCAGCGCTGTCGATACGCTGGCGGCCTGGATCTACGTGGCCCTGAGGATCATCCACTCGATCTGGCAGGCAACCGTCAACGTGGTCGCGATCCGCTTCATGCTGTTCCTGCTGTCCACCTTCGCTTTGGTGTACCTCGCGTACCGGGCGGTCATGCTGACCGTCTTCGCCGATCCGGGAGCTCTCGCATGA
- a CDS encoding retropepsin-like aspartic protease family protein yields the protein MDAPRVASYILAMDIGPVFSAAADTLRAIPRSELLMAAVAAMVIGWIGALVAKRTALGGILKTASSVALGAILLTVVLQLSRFDPRFDVAVPQIGLPEQVVAGGETRIPISPDGHYWVRAQVNGVPGNFMIDTGATLTAISEPLAERAGLEPRRGGIPIMLGTANGTVQAYVSTVESLTFGNINASGTDAAVAANFGDFNVIGMNVLARLGSWRVEEGTLILVPKAADRID from the coding sequence ATGGACGCGCCACGCGTCGCTTCCTATATCCTCGCCATGGACATCGGACCCGTTTTTTCTGCCGCCGCAGACACGTTGAGAGCGATACCGCGCTCTGAATTGCTGATGGCCGCAGTTGCGGCGATGGTCATCGGCTGGATTGGCGCTCTCGTCGCAAAGCGAACCGCGCTCGGTGGTATCTTGAAGACCGCAAGCTCCGTGGCGTTGGGCGCAATACTGCTAACGGTGGTGCTCCAGCTCTCCCGGTTCGATCCCCGTTTCGATGTCGCCGTTCCGCAGATTGGCCTGCCGGAACAGGTCGTGGCCGGCGGCGAGACCCGGATCCCGATTTCTCCCGACGGCCATTATTGGGTCCGGGCCCAAGTCAACGGCGTTCCGGGCAACTTCATGATCGACACCGGCGCCACGCTAACCGCGATTTCCGAGCCGCTTGCCGAGCGTGCCGGACTTGAACCGCGCAGGGGAGGGATACCCATCATGCTGGGTACCGCCAACGGCACAGTGCAGGCCTATGTTTCGACGGTAGAGAGTCTCACCTTCGGCAACATCAACGCCAGTGGTACGGATGCCGCAGTTGCGGCGAACTTCGGCGACTTCAATGTCATCGGGATGAATGTGCTTGCACGACTGGGGTCATGGCGGGTCGAAGAGGGGACGCTGATCCTCGTGCCCAAGGCTGCTGATCGGATCGATTGA
- a CDS encoding MAPEG family protein yields MIQSAILQPVVALAGWTMIMWWWMYLTRIPAMSKAGIDGTKMVGSTGASLRAELPDSVSWKADNYNHLHEAPTVFYAIAIVLAIIGQGEGLNALLAWIYVGLRVAHSLVQATANRVLVRFVLFALSSLVLMALVLHAAIAVF; encoded by the coding sequence ATGATCCAGTCAGCAATCCTGCAACCCGTCGTCGCACTCGCCGGCTGGACGATGATCATGTGGTGGTGGATGTACCTCACACGCATCCCGGCAATGAGCAAGGCGGGCATCGACGGGACCAAGATGGTCGGTTCAACCGGTGCCAGCCTGCGCGCGGAACTGCCCGACAGCGTGAGCTGGAAGGCCGACAACTACAACCACCTGCACGAAGCGCCGACGGTATTCTATGCCATCGCGATCGTGCTCGCGATCATCGGTCAGGGCGAAGGGCTGAATGCCCTGCTGGCGTGGATCTATGTCGGCCTGCGCGTCGCGCACTCGCTGGTCCAGGCGACCGCCAATCGCGTACTCGTGCGGTTCGTGTTGTTCGCGCTGTCCAGCCTGGTGCTGATGGCTCTGGTGCTTCACGCCGCCATCGCGGTGTTCTGA
- a CDS encoding GGDEF domain-containing protein: MTFARDQRHELPLLMVATALPIGVMLLRHFALSMRLYRRNRELQEKVTQLQLAEQLAGVGRWSVDIATRRHRWSEEVCTIVGVPPGTPPTDDLLAGLLVDGLKQMETTFYSHRTDREPFIVEFEVENPRRGTRILRARASNSFSAEGAREQVFMVVQDATDEYLRVAAAERERAEAVAREEEAQLLANTDVLTGLANRRAAMATLDRAIMTARRCRGELGLIVFDIDHFKQVNDEHGHAIGDRVLAEVGRIAARNARDGQLAARIGGEEFLMILAGAPELAVTGAAERLRLAIEAGTSMAPLPNVTVSVGQAMLGPGDTSLSLFARADEALYAAKRGGRNRVALAA; the protein is encoded by the coding sequence ATGACTTTCGCCCGCGATCAGCGTCACGAACTTCCGCTACTGATGGTCGCGACTGCACTGCCGATTGGTGTCATGCTTCTCCGCCACTTCGCGCTGTCGATGCGTCTCTACCGTCGGAACAGGGAACTTCAGGAAAAGGTCACCCAACTCCAGCTGGCCGAACAGCTCGCCGGTGTCGGTCGCTGGAGCGTCGACATCGCCACCCGGCGTCATCGCTGGTCCGAGGAAGTCTGCACCATCGTTGGCGTACCGCCGGGCACTCCGCCGACCGACGACCTGCTCGCGGGATTGCTGGTCGACGGACTGAAGCAGATGGAGACCACCTTCTATTCCCACCGCACCGATCGCGAGCCCTTTATCGTCGAATTCGAGGTGGAAAATCCGCGCCGTGGAACGCGAATCCTGCGCGCCAGGGCCAGCAACTCCTTCTCGGCCGAGGGAGCGCGCGAACAGGTGTTCATGGTCGTCCAGGATGCAACGGACGAATACCTCCGCGTCGCGGCCGCGGAACGCGAACGTGCCGAAGCTGTCGCGCGCGAGGAGGAGGCACAGCTCCTCGCCAACACGGATGTTCTTACCGGCTTGGCCAATCGCCGCGCCGCCATGGCGACGTTAGATCGCGCGATAATGACTGCGCGGCGGTGTAGGGGGGAATTGGGTCTGATCGTCTTCGACATCGACCATTTCAAACAGGTCAACGACGAGCATGGCCACGCCATCGGCGATCGTGTGCTCGCCGAAGTGGGTCGGATTGCGGCTCGGAATGCGCGCGACGGGCAGCTTGCCGCGCGCATCGGGGGCGAGGAATTCCTGATGATTCTCGCCGGGGCGCCGGAACTCGCCGTGACGGGTGCGGCCGAGCGTTTGCGGTTGGCGATCGAAGCCGGGACGAGCATGGCTCCGCTGCCGAATGTCACGGTCAGCGTGGGGCAGGCCATGCTCGGGCCGGGCGACACGAGCCTGAGTTTGTTCGCCCGTGCCGACGAGGCGCTGTATGCGGCAAAAAGGGGCGGACGAAACCGCGTCGCGCTCGCAGCATGA
- a CDS encoding response regulator, with amino-acid sequence MAHILIVDDDEIVAELAANILIEAGHACGWVTDGDKVLQLLKWRRPDLLLLDQDMPGMSGRQVLREVRQSARNYDLPVIMFTAIQGAEDEAAAMYGGAQAYVRKPFDRRFLLHTVKLVLHSREGRPAHRELREVMEYNAGRGREDGFVTRAV; translated from the coding sequence ATGGCGCATATCCTGATCGTCGACGACGATGAAATCGTGGCCGAGCTCGCCGCCAACATCCTGATAGAGGCGGGTCACGCCTGCGGATGGGTGACGGATGGCGACAAGGTGCTGCAGTTGCTCAAGTGGCGCAGGCCCGACCTGCTGCTACTGGACCAGGACATGCCGGGCATGAGTGGACGGCAGGTACTGCGGGAAGTGCGGCAATCGGCGCGCAACTATGACCTGCCCGTCATCATGTTTACCGCGATACAGGGCGCCGAGGACGAAGCCGCGGCAATGTACGGCGGCGCGCAGGCATATGTCCGCAAACCCTTCGACAGACGGTTTCTGCTCCACACGGTGAAGCTGGTGCTGCATTCGCGCGAGGGACGCCCTGCCCACCGTGAACTCCGCGAGGTCATGGAATACAATGCAGGTCGCGGGCGGGAAGACGGCTTCGTCACCCGCGCCGTCTGA
- the egtB gene encoding ergothioneine biosynthesis protein EgtB translates to MPHPEQVPAFADAPLKARYRAVRALSEALVAPLSEADATIQSMEDASPAKWHLAHVTWFWETFLLRDHLAGYALFDERWPFVFNSYYEAEGERIARFSRGMLSRPTLAQVLEWRAHVDAAMELLFDRKELQPLIELGLAHEQQHQELLLTDIKHALFQNPLGVAMWEDTGAAAEAWCDGWFGHPGGVARIGHQEPGFAFDSEGPAHRVLLEPFALSSRLVTNAEWAEFIADGGYETPTLWLSDGWAWVRRDDIRAPLYWREEEHFTHSGWQPRLAEAPVTHISYFEADAFATWSGNRLPTEFEWEAIARGQEGEEQAHDPSGGNQLDSAAPPLPVGSPGLFGDCWQFTRSAYLPYPRFKPAGGAVGEYNGKFMSGQFVLKGASCATARGHSRPSYRNFFYPHQRWQFTGLRLARDV, encoded by the coding sequence ATGCCCCATCCTGAGCAAGTCCCTGCTTTCGCCGACGCGCCGCTCAAGGCGCGCTACCGCGCCGTGCGCGCGCTGTCCGAAGCACTCGTTGCCCCGCTGTCCGAAGCCGATGCCACCATCCAGTCGATGGAAGATGCGTCTCCCGCCAAGTGGCACTTGGCGCATGTCACGTGGTTCTGGGAAACCTTCCTGCTTCGCGACCATCTGGCCGGCTATGCGCTGTTCGACGAGCGCTGGCCCTTCGTCTTCAACTCTTACTACGAGGCGGAAGGGGAGCGGATCGCGCGCTTCTCGCGCGGGATGTTGTCCCGCCCGACGTTGGCGCAAGTGCTCGAGTGGCGCGCCCATGTCGATGCGGCGATGGAACTGCTGTTTGATCGCAAGGAGTTGCAGCCGCTGATCGAACTCGGCCTTGCGCACGAACAACAGCACCAGGAACTGCTGCTCACCGACATCAAGCATGCGCTCTTCCAGAACCCGCTCGGCGTGGCGATGTGGGAGGACACTGGAGCCGCGGCAGAGGCCTGGTGCGACGGATGGTTCGGACACCCGGGCGGGGTGGCGCGGATTGGTCACCAGGAACCCGGCTTCGCCTTCGACAGCGAGGGACCCGCACACCGCGTCCTGCTTGAGCCTTTTGCCCTGTCCTCTCGTCTCGTGACGAATGCGGAGTGGGCGGAGTTCATAGCCGACGGCGGCTACGAGACACCGACCTTGTGGCTTTCCGACGGCTGGGCCTGGGTGCGCCGGGACGACATCCGCGCGCCGCTCTACTGGCGGGAGGAAGAGCACTTCACCCATTCAGGCTGGCAACCTCGCCTTGCCGAAGCGCCGGTCACACACATTTCCTATTTCGAGGCGGACGCCTTCGCGACCTGGTCCGGTAACCGCCTGCCCACCGAATTCGAATGGGAAGCCATCGCCCGCGGGCAGGAAGGGGAGGAACAGGCGCATGATCCCAGCGGCGGCAACCAGCTCGACAGTGCTGCACCGCCATTGCCTGTGGGCAGTCCCGGGCTGTTCGGCGACTGCTGGCAATTTACCCGCTCGGCATACTTGCCTTATCCGCGCTTCAAGCCTGCCGGGGGCGCCGTGGGCGAATACAACGGCAAGTTCATGAGCGGCCAGTTCGTCCTCAAGGGTGCCAGCTGCGCCACCGCGCGCGGCCATTCGCGCCCGAGCTATCGCAATTTCTTCTATCCGCACCAGCGGTGGCAGTTCACCGGCCTGCGGTTGGCGAGGGACGTGTGA
- a CDS encoding class II 3-deoxy-7-phosphoheptulonate synthase, which yields MATNWAPDSWKEFEARHLPEYPDAGALDAATSTLETHPPLVFAGEARALKADLAEVAEGKAFLLQGGDCAESFAEFHPNNIRDTFRVLLQMAVVMTFASKKPVVKVGRMAGQFAKPRSSPTETQGDVTLPSYLGDNINGIDFDADQRIPDPQRMVRAYSQAAATLNLLRAFANGGYANLRQVHQWTLEFMGRSPWADKFSDVADRIGEALDFMEACGISPETLPQLRGTSFYTSHEALLLPYEQALTRRDSLTGDWYDTSAHMVWIGDRTRFDGSAHIEFCRGIGNPLGMKCGPSLETDALLRLLDTLNPAREAGRITLISRFGHDKVEEGLPRLVRAVKREGHPVVWSCDPMHGNVVKSDSGYKTRPFDRILSEVKGFFAVHRAEGTHPGGVHVEMTGQDVTECVGGAVAITDEALADRYHTHCDPRLNAAQSLELAFLIAEMLNEEQSVRRADAA from the coding sequence ATGGCGACGAACTGGGCACCCGATAGCTGGAAGGAATTCGAGGCAAGGCACTTGCCCGAATATCCCGACGCAGGCGCGCTCGATGCCGCCACCTCGACGCTCGAAACGCACCCGCCGCTCGTGTTTGCGGGCGAGGCGCGCGCGCTGAAGGCCGACCTTGCCGAAGTGGCGGAAGGCAAGGCGTTCCTGCTGCAGGGCGGCGATTGCGCCGAAAGCTTCGCCGAATTCCACCCGAACAACATCCGCGACACCTTCCGCGTGCTGCTGCAGATGGCGGTCGTCATGACCTTCGCCAGCAAGAAGCCGGTGGTGAAGGTCGGGCGCATGGCTGGCCAGTTCGCCAAGCCGCGCAGCTCGCCCACGGAAACGCAGGGCGATGTCACCCTGCCGAGCTACCTCGGCGACAATATCAACGGCATCGACTTCGACGCCGACCAACGCATCCCTGATCCGCAGCGCATGGTGCGCGCCTATTCGCAGGCCGCCGCCACGCTGAACCTGCTCCGCGCCTTTGCCAACGGCGGCTACGCGAACCTGCGGCAGGTCCACCAGTGGACGCTCGAGTTCATGGGCCGCAGCCCGTGGGCGGACAAGTTCAGCGACGTTGCTGACCGCATCGGCGAGGCGCTCGACTTCATGGAAGCCTGCGGGATCAGCCCCGAGACGCTACCGCAGCTTCGCGGCACCAGCTTCTACACTAGTCACGAGGCGCTGCTGCTCCCCTACGAACAGGCGCTGACCCGTCGCGACAGCCTGACCGGCGACTGGTACGACACCAGCGCGCACATGGTCTGGATCGGCGACCGCACCCGGTTCGACGGCAGTGCGCATATCGAATTCTGCCGCGGCATTGGCAATCCGCTCGGCATGAAGTGCGGACCGAGCCTCGAGACAGACGCCCTGCTGCGCCTGCTCGACACTCTCAATCCGGCACGCGAGGCGGGACGCATCACGCTGATCAGCCGCTTTGGCCACGACAAGGTCGAGGAAGGCCTGCCGCGGCTCGTGCGCGCAGTGAAGCGCGAAGGCCACCCGGTGGTCTGGAGCTGCGACCCTATGCACGGCAATGTCGTCAAGTCGGACAGCGGCTACAAGACGCGCCCATTCGACCGCATACTGAGCGAGGTGAAGGGTTTCTTCGCCGTACACCGTGCGGAAGGCACGCACCCGGGCGGCGTCCATGTCGAAATGACCGGCCAGGACGTGACCGAGTGCGTGGGCGGTGCGGTTGCGATTACCGACGAAGCCCTCGCGGACCGTTACCACACGCATTGCGACCCGCGCCTCAATGCGGCGCAGTCGCTCGAATTGGCCTTTCTCATCGCCGAGATGTTGAACGAGGAACAATCTGTCCGCCGCGCCGACGCGGCCTAG
- the trxB gene encoding thioredoxin-disulfide reductase: protein MATHRTKMLIIGSGPAGYSAAIYGARAMMEPIVVQGLQPGGQLTITTDVENYPGFADVIQGPWLMEQMQKQAEHVGTRMMWDTIVDVDLANGSPFKAIGDSGDEYVADVLVIATGAQAKWLGVPGEMELGGKGVSACATCDGFFYRGKKVAVIGGGNTAVEEALYLTNHSDDVTLIHRRDELRAEKILQERLFKHPKIKVLWNKTVDSFEAGATGTLGHLNLRDTVTGEASRFEADGAFVAIGHAPSTELFKGKLPLDESGYLLTEPGSPKTAIPGVFAAGDVTDHVYRQAVTAAGMGCMAALDAERFLAGLEIDADGHAQKVESVAAG from the coding sequence ATGGCTACCCACCGCACAAAGATGCTCATCATCGGCTCCGGCCCTGCCGGATATTCCGCCGCCATCTATGGTGCGCGCGCGATGATGGAGCCGATCGTGGTGCAGGGCCTGCAACCCGGCGGCCAGCTGACCATTACCACCGATGTCGAGAACTATCCCGGCTTTGCCGACGTCATCCAGGGCCCATGGCTGATGGAACAGATGCAGAAGCAGGCCGAACATGTCGGCACGCGGATGATGTGGGACACGATCGTCGACGTCGACCTCGCAAACGGCTCGCCTTTCAAGGCCATTGGCGACAGCGGCGATGAATACGTTGCCGATGTGCTGGTCATTGCTACTGGCGCGCAGGCCAAATGGCTCGGTGTCCCGGGCGAAATGGAACTCGGCGGCAAGGGCGTCTCGGCCTGCGCGACCTGCGACGGGTTCTTCTATCGCGGCAAGAAGGTCGCGGTGATCGGCGGCGGCAACACTGCGGTCGAAGAAGCGCTCTACCTCACCAACCATTCGGACGACGTGACGCTGATCCACCGCCGTGACGAGCTGCGGGCAGAGAAGATCCTTCAGGAACGCCTGTTCAAGCATCCCAAGATCAAGGTCCTGTGGAACAAGACCGTCGATAGTTTCGAGGCTGGCGCGACGGGAACCCTTGGTCACCTTAACCTGCGCGACACGGTTACGGGCGAGGCTTCCCGGTTCGAAGCGGACGGAGCCTTCGTGGCGATTGGCCATGCCCCGTCGACCGAGCTGTTCAAGGGCAAGCTGCCGCTCGACGAAAGCGGTTACCTGCTGACCGAACCTGGCTCACCTAAGACAGCCATCCCGGGCGTGTTCGCGGCCGGCGACGTTACCGATCATGTCTATCGCCAGGCCGTTACGGCCGCGGGCATGGGCTGCATGGCCGCGCTCGACGCAGAGCGTTTTCTCGCGGGCCTGGAAATCGATGCCGACGGCCACGCCCAGAAAGTGGAAAGCGTGGCCGCCGGATAA
- the egtD gene encoding L-histidine N(alpha)-methyltransferase, protein MRTEQGIAIVDRDEDGVDRAFRADVLAGLRQQQKAVPARWFYDEAGSQLFEQITGLEEYYPTRAETEILQARGAEFADLIGPDRAVVEFGSGSSVKTPLLLETIEPAAYVPLDISGDFLRESAAALGEKFPGLPVHPVEADFMRRVALPDDVAPLKKLGFFPGSTIGNMVPRTAVDLLRSMRATLGADDGEAPLLLIGMDLVKDAATLEAAYDDAQGVTAAFNLNLVHRINRELDGTIPVDAFAHVARWNDDFARIEMHLEAKRDIAFDVSGRRFFMRKGETIHTENSHKFTRRSANILLLAGGWTPLERWLDKGERFALILARATEHRDAP, encoded by the coding sequence ATGCGGACCGAACAAGGCATTGCCATCGTCGACCGTGACGAGGACGGCGTCGACCGCGCATTCCGCGCGGATGTCCTCGCCGGTCTGCGCCAGCAGCAGAAGGCTGTGCCCGCTCGCTGGTTTTACGACGAGGCGGGTTCGCAGTTATTCGAACAGATCACCGGGCTCGAAGAATACTACCCGACGCGTGCGGAGACCGAAATCCTCCAGGCTCGAGGAGCCGAGTTCGCAGATCTCATCGGGCCCGACCGAGCTGTGGTGGAGTTCGGCTCGGGAAGTTCGGTCAAGACGCCCCTACTGCTCGAGACAATCGAGCCCGCCGCCTACGTCCCCCTCGATATCTCGGGCGATTTCCTGCGCGAGAGCGCCGCCGCGCTTGGCGAGAAGTTTCCCGGCCTGCCGGTTCATCCGGTGGAAGCGGATTTCATGCGCCGCGTCGCCTTGCCCGACGATGTCGCGCCGCTGAAGAAACTGGGGTTTTTCCCCGGCTCCACCATCGGCAACATGGTCCCACGGACGGCTGTCGATCTGCTGCGGTCGATGCGCGCCACGCTGGGTGCCGACGATGGCGAGGCACCGCTGCTGCTGATCGGCATGGACCTGGTAAAGGACGCCGCAACCCTCGAGGCAGCCTACGACGATGCACAAGGCGTAACGGCCGCATTCAACCTAAACCTCGTCCATCGCATCAATCGCGAGCTCGACGGCACGATCCCTGTCGATGCCTTCGCCCACGTTGCGCGCTGGAACGATGATTTCGCACGCATCGAAATGCATCTCGAAGCCAAGCGCGACATCGCCTTCGACGTGTCCGGGCGGCGTTTTTTCATGAGGAAGGGCGAAACCATCCATACGGAGAACAGTCACAAGTTCACCCGCCGCAGCGCGAACATTCTGTTGCTGGCAGGCGGCTGGACCCCGTTGGAACGCTGGCTCGACAAGGGCGAACGGTTCGCACTGATCCTTGCCCGCGCGACCGAACACCGCGACGCGCCCTGA